In Bacteroidota bacterium, the genomic stretch GGACATATTCAATTGTATCAATAATATTTTCGGGACCAGAAATCTCAATGCTGTCAGGCTCTAATAAAAGTCTGCCTTTTTGCATAAATTGTTTTTCGTAGGCAAAGTTTATATTTGCTTTCACTACAACATTTTTTTTCACTTTATGCGAAAACTTAAAAAACAGAGTATCTTGCAAAATATCAATGAGTTCTATTTCGGAACTTAATTGATCGCCAAAGTCTTTTAGAATTGGTTTAGTTGTAATAAAATAAGTTTCATTGTCTGACGCAGAGTTACGTAGCGAAAATGAATTTACATCGAAAACAATTGGCATCAATGTAGTGTTAATTTTGTAGCTCAGCAAAGTAAAACCAAATGAAGATATTCGAAAATCGAGGTATTTTGGTAGCTTGCTAATTAGAATTTTGTCTTTCGGGAAGTTGGTATATCTTACGGGATACGAAATAGTTGTTGTGTATTCTTTGCTTAGGGCATTCAAAAACCATAAAAAAGTTGCTATCACAATAAAAATAAAAAAAACACCAAATTTTTTATGGTATTTTTTCTTCAATTTGCTGAAATATCTGCTAATTTGTTCTATAAAATTCAATTTCAAAATTAATATTTAAATAGTTCAAAATTACTATAAAATATTTATTCTATTAGAAAATTGCTGTATGTGCTTTTTTTGATGCTATTCTATCAATCATAATAGTTGTTGATAGAATAGCAATTTTGCAAATGAATAAAAAATCAATAAGCGTAAAATCATCAGAACCCAAAATAAGGGTTTATAGAGAAATCATTTCAAATGTTGTTATGAAATGATTTTATAAAAGTTCTGATAGATTTATTTTTGTTGGGCAATATCTGCCGGGCTACTAAAAACAGAGTTTTTGTCAACTTTTAGTCTTACTTTTTCATCTACCTCGATGGTCATTGTAGTTTCTTTTATATCAGCAATTTTGCCATAAATTCCACCGGTAGTAACAACTGTATCACCCTTTTTCATTTCTTCACGAGCTTTTCGCAAATCTTTTTGCTTTTTCATTTGTGGACGAATCATAAAAAAGTAGAAAACAACAAAGATTAATCCTAAAAATATAAAGGTACTATATCCTCCTTGTTCGCCTTCTGCTCCACCTTGTCCCAACATTAAAATTATGTTTAGCATGTAATTTTCCATTTAAATTTAGTTTGTGAAATTAATATTCTAATAAAATAAATTGATTTTACTTATGTAATTGCTGCTATTTTGGCACATAAATATCGGCCAATATTGCAAGCTTAATTCTGTTTGGTTGAGTATTTGCCAAAACAGAGATTGTTTTGTTTTGCCTGCCTCTTCGTTTACCGCTGTCAAAAACTACTTCAATTGTTCCTTTTCCTCCGGGAGGGATCGGTTTTTTATTGAATTTTGGAACAGTACAGCCACAAGTTGCTTTTGCCGAACTAATAACAAGGTCGGAACCACCGATATTTGTAAAATTAAAGGTGTAAGAAACTTTTTCGCCTTGTATGATTAGTCCAAAATCATGCTCTTCGTTTTCGAACTTAAATTTTGGCAAAATATCTTTAACACTATCGCCTGAAGCTGAGATAGGATTATTAATAACTTCCGTAGAAATTTTTGGAACTGAACTATCTGTATTGTCCTTAGTGCTTTCAGAATTGCAAGATATTGAACTTACAATCAGTACAATAAGTAGTCCTTTTATTATATTGTTTTTTAGCATTTGTCAAAAAATTAAGTCTGCAAATAAACAATAAATTTAATTTTCCAGCAAGCTAAAAATTACGAAGTTGAATTCAGGAATTACATTTCAGTATCCATTGTCCCTATACTAAAAGGAATATCTGTACTGTCGGAATATGTTCTGAAAAAGCCAAAATTATTCAAATTGAGAGGGATATTTGATGCTTCGGTGCTACCCGAAAATCCATCATTGCAATCAACTTTTAATGCCAATTTTGTAATTATGTCGTTAGTATGAAACTCCGATTCAGAAAAATCAATATCTATATTTTTTTTCTCCTTCATTTCTTGAGAGATGCTTATTAATTCAGTTTTTGTAGTTTTTGCTGTAATGATCAAAAACACTTTATCGTCATTTATGGAATAATCGGTTGTTGAATTTGTACAACTATACAAAAAGCTTATACCAAAAAGTAGTAATATCCATTTTTTCATCTTAAAAGTTTTAACCAATTAATATTCTTATAAAAATAAAAAATGCAAATTCTAAAGTTGCAAATGCAATTAACATTCCCC encodes the following:
- a CDS encoding YbbR-like domain-containing protein, coding for MKLNFIEQISRYFSKLKKKYHKKFGVFFIFIVIATFLWFLNALSKEYTTTISYPVRYTNFPKDKILISKLPKYLDFRISSFGFTLLSYKINTTLMPIVFDVNSFSLRNSASDNETYFITTKPILKDFGDQLSSEIELIDILQDTLFFKFSHKVKKNVVVKANINFAYEKQFMQKGRLLLEPDSIEISGPENIIDTIEYVQTKFYKVEQLSKNYEKNIQIEKIKNIKYSHKRILATQNVEKYTEENISIPVAIENIPDSLSMKTFPNKITISYLVGLSDYENVRPDQFEIIADYNSIDPGETKFLNVFLKEIPQFIKVIKFYPRQLEFIIERNKNFGPTIKKSKITNTD
- the yajC gene encoding preprotein translocase subunit YajC, giving the protein MLNIILMLGQGGAEGEQGGYSTFIFLGLIFVVFYFFMIRPQMKKQKDLRKAREEMKKGDTVVTTGGIYGKIADIKETTMTIEVDEKVRLKVDKNSVFSSPADIAQQK
- a CDS encoding DUF1573 domain-containing protein yields the protein MLKNNIIKGLLIVLIVSSISCNSESTKDNTDSSVPKISTEVINNPISASGDSVKDILPKFKFENEEHDFGLIIQGEKVSYTFNFTNIGGSDLVISSAKATCGCTVPKFNKKPIPPGGKGTIEVVFDSGKRRGRQNKTISVLANTQPNRIKLAILADIYVPK